The DNA window CTTTGAGAACTCTCATCAGGTCTTGAAAATTTGTACAAATCAAGTGAACTTACTATCTTGTACTCACTGTACCCAATGTCAATCTGATAAAACTTGCCCAGGAAACTGGAATTTTCATCCTCCTCCCTTTCTACTTCTTGTACAATGATAGCATAAGTATAGGTTGGATGGTATGAGCCATATATATCCCCTCCTTCAGCATCGACAAGATAGCCAACGTATTCTCCTGGATAAAAAACATTCATTGGATCCATAAGAAGTGTGTAGTGGATTTCAGATGGTATGGGAGTTCCGGGCATTGGTAGTTCAAGTTTCGATGGTTCTGAAGAGTCATACTTCACCCCCAAACTGTCCAGTTTTTCACTAATTCTATAGATATCATTGCAGCCCAACATGGCAATTAAATAAGAAGTATCAGAAATCAGATTATCAGTTGCAGACTTCAGGGTCATTGCTAATGCTAGAAGGAAATTGATGTCTTTGCTGTCAGAGTGCTGTATATAAAGCAATATTACTGCACTTCCATAtctctttaaaaaagcaaatgtttCACTTCTGCTGTGAGGAATAGGAGCGAAACCTTTAACCCTTAGTGTTGTTTGCAGCTTCTCAAAACAGGAAACTTTCAAGCCTTCTCGTAAGGTTTTGCAGAGTCTTATGGCTTTCTCCTCATTGGCTAAGAATGCATTGTCATTTTCATGTTTCATAATTCTAATAAGGCCCGTAACAAACTGTTCAGAAGACAGCAGTAACTGGAGCCTTCCCTGAAGAGAACAAAGTGCTCCAAACTGACAGAGTTTGGGGGATTCTTCATCCAACTGCTCTTCAAGAATACTGCTGAGAAGACGAGGCCGTAGTTTCTGAGGAAACAGCATTATCAGCTTAGTGTGAAAACCATGGTCTTTTCCCAAGTAACACTGGCTAAGATCAACCAGCATTTGCACACCAATGTTTCCTTGTATTCTACTTTTGTAATGCGGTGCATCATCAAAAACTAAGATGCTTGATTTCACCAGTCTACCATCTTGACTAGGAAGGTAAAGAGCCAGATCTCGCACATTCTCCAGGTCACTTCTAACCTTAACAGATTCATTCTGAAGGCTTTTGAACAGGCCAGAAACAACTCGCTTAACGGTACGCATTTCATTAGGATCAAGCTGTTTTCCCTCAGAATTCTTGAATATACGACTCAGAACCTCCACATACTGCTTTGTTGAAATGACATCTTCAGTGCCTAAGTGTTTGAATAACTGGTGGAAGCTACCAAGTTCTAATGGAAGCTTGTACAGGTAAGGCTTAAAATCAGATTCATACTCAAGATTTATTACTACTTCCTCAGGCTTCAACAACTTCCAACCTTCTTCAACCATCACAAAAGAAACCCCCCGAAGCTGAAATCGGAATTCCCTTTTCTCTGTACTAAGATATTCATAAATACTCCTTAGAACTTTAACCCTTGTTTTTACCATCTCCTCATCCAGTGTTGTTATATTGCATATATTTCTACAGTTATTTATAACTTTGTCCAGAGGGGGATCCAAGTTGACATTGAGCATAGTCAAAACCTGCTCAAGCTGTTCTTGCGGACCTAGACTGCTTTCTTCTTGTTCCTTGATACTCAAAGGTGTTGCTTTTTCTGGAAGAATAGGACACGAAGTCCACAGAAGCTGCAAGACGTCAGTCTGTTTGAATTTAGGATTCACTTGGGCTCCACTAAATTTTATGAGAGGGAGTGTTCCATTAACCTCTTGATACTGGGGGTGGAATCTGACAATTTCTGCAGGAGCACGTTCTGGACACAAGAAGGCGATTGAAGATAATTCTTTCAGAAAGTTTCCAGAGAACAAATCAGCTCTTTCTTGAAATATGTGATGAAGGAGTACGTCCACTGTATTCTGCAGCGTATCCTTAGTCCAGTTTTCCGTGTTAGCTCTCATGCTGATCTCTTTAGCAAACTGCAAAACCTGCTGTTGGGAAATGACGTATTTTAGCCCCATGTTTCGTAGAAATGCAACCCAGGATGTAAGGAATACAGCACGATTCTTGGGTTTGGTGAGCTGCTCCAGTTTTTTAAAGAAGTCTTGTGGTATGAAGAGTTTTTCAGGAAGCATGACTTCAAATACTCTTACAGTCCTGTCATAAAAATTCTTTGCAGGTTTTAGCCTATTGCATGTATCGTGAATGACCAAAAAGCTCTCTAACTTTTCAAACAGCTGCTCTTTTATTTCAGTTGATTCCTCAATGCTGGAGAGCCTGTTCTTTAAGTAAATAAGATGTTCCAGTTTCGCATCGTAAGAGAGACTTTCAATCTTTGGCAAAAGGTGCTTCAAATAAACTTCAAGGTCATCTACTGGGACGCACCCAAGAACACTGTACAAGTCATTCAAATGGATTTTCTCTTCAAGAAAGACAGACGAAGTTGACTGTGTCCACCTGTCCACTTCAGCCGCGGGGATGCTTCTTGTGAGGACGTAACATGCTCCACCTTTTGAAATACTTATGTATCGTCCGCTGATAGATTTATAGCATGGAAGGGACCTCAAAACTTTGATGTCATCCTGAGATGTCAAATGACTGAGATTGCAATTGAAATACATTAAGAGCGCCTCAAAGTCACTTTCAGCTAATCTTTCAGTCTTGAACGTTGAGGTCTGAACCATGTAATGTATAGCTCTTAAAATGCTTGATGGATTATCTATATTTGCTGTGTGTCCTGACAATAATGGCACTAGTCCACTGTCCTTGGAGCAAATTTTGTTCAAGGCAAGCTGAATACAACCAGTTTTCATTAACGCATGGAAAACTTTATCAGTTTGACAATTTGGGAAGAGTGCTATGTGCATCAGGCTGAGAGGAAGCAAGACATCGTGGTCTGGTACAACAAGGTGATTGGAGGAGACGGTGAATTTTGTACCTGGAAGCAACGCCCAATCTTTCAAAGTAGTAACGACATCATCAAATGTTGGTTTTGCATCTTCCTGGTCATCTTTGGCATTTACAGATTCACTAATAAAATGCCACGTGTTCTTAAGCCAAGATTCACTTGCAAAGTTCTCTTTCCATCTCATACACCCTCTGGCCTTGTATTCTCTTGGCAAAACAGATGGCAACAGATCAGCAAAGCTGGTGATATCAAATGCTTTTGCTACATTGCATTTAAGCAAAATATTGCTGTATCGCAAATAAAGCGTGTTCATAAACAAATCCTTACGAGAAGGGGTCAGTTCATGATAGGTTGTTAAAAACTTTGGCCGCTTTGAGTCAAAAACTTGTAGCACGCTGTCAAGGGTAATGAGCAGAGGCAACCCTTCAATGCTGATTTCATCCTCTTCTGCCTCTTTAAAACAGTAGTCCACCAGAAGTTTTAGACTGTGGAAAAGTTTTAAGTTTGTCTGCTGGAGACGACAAGGCAGTTTTCCAATGTGGCAATTGGAATCCGGAGaggaaaatgtcatcaaaaatgACCGGACATCAGAAGGAGTCACGTAGCTCACAGGAATGTCTGCATCCACAAGACAGTGATAAAGATTTGCAGTTTCATCACAGCTGTATATCAAGTTGAAACCAATTTCTAAAAGCAGATGTTTGAGTCTATACACATTCTCAGCTACTGTTTTGCGTGTTGTAATGTTGTACTCTACATTTTTGAGGTGTTGCAACTCATCCTGTAACAAGTTGTCAAAGAAAGGCCTAGCTTTGTTTGAGGTAGTCATATTAATCCAAGTAATTATAATGGCTGAATGCAAGTCCGAGCCGTCAATGTTCGGAGCTCGGACAACAGGCAAGAGGCGTTTTGACTCTTCGTGAATGCAGCTGTAAACTGCTTTCACTAGACAGTACCAATCAGGCTGCAGATCAAGCCTGTTAActgggaagaaagagagaaacttTTTCAAAGTGTCTTTCACTATATGCATGGATGTATTCTGTAGTACTGACACTGTTGGATCGCTGCCTTGAAAGTAACGCTTTTTCAGCTGAATCAGAAGTTCAACGTAGGCTGGTGCTATCAATGCTGTCATCAGACTGTTATTCCAATCACTTCGTACTCCAACTCCATTGTCATCGCGCCACAGATTTCTTCGGGCAGAATCCAGAGCAAAGTGCCCATTGACATGAAATGGCAATCCCGTTTCTAAAGAcaaaggcaagaaacaaaatgcTCTGTGTGGTTTCTTGTAGTTATGAGTAATGCACGCTGCAACTCCCCCTCGTGGAAAAAGAGTAATGTCCTCATTCTTGTGAGCTGATACGACACTCTTAGATACTTTTCCCATGGCTGAAAAACCTGACCTGTTGCAAATTAGCCAAGTTGTAAGGTTTCCTTCAGAATCGTCAGTATCCATGGTGTAAGTTATCTGTTGCACGGGTATCTCTTCAAGCTGTTTCTTCTTAGTTACACTATCGATGACGGAAGCATGGAACTGTTTCCGTTTCAGCCTATCTCCATCAGTTATTTTGCCCGTTACAGAATATAGAACATTAAGTGCGCCTGTTGTTTTCTCTATTTCACAAATGGAAATTTTTTCCATGTGATTCAAAAACATCAACAATTCTGCTCCGTCTGTGCGCAGTTTATCAAGAAGGTTTTGCACCATTCTGTCTGAACATGGCACTGGGGAGATTTCTGAAACTTTGGCCATTTCTCCATTTCGAAGTGGAAATCTAAACATGGTGCAGTTGTCCAGTTTAAAGTGGTCACCTAAATAAAGATCCAACACGTCTGAAAACTGTGTTCTGAAATCATTGTCCAGATCTCTAAACATGCGTCCGGGACTAATTGATGTTGCACCTGGTGCATATCTAGCATGAGGATCAAAAATACAAAGTATATCATTCCCAGAAATGAATGAAGGGCAGTCTGTTATGTGATACACAGAATTGAATCCTATACCATACTGACCAGTTTTACATGGATTGCCTTCTTTAGTACCTTTCCCAAGATTCTGAATCCCTCTGATGTCATCTTCTGTAAAAGGTTGATTGTTGAAGACACACAGTGCGGGCCCTTGAAGCGGTGCCCATTTTTCATCAAATATCCGATCAACTGGATGTTGTCGAGGGTCAAACACAAAACAGACTTCAGTAgctttggcatcatctgcatTCTGAAGAAGCTCtttcagcatttctttctctGATGGGTATGCATTAAGAATACTTTTAATTCTGCCTGttaatttttctttctgtccAAACTCAGACCCAAGAGTAGTAAAGCAGATATTGGATGCATATCTTTCCAAGGCTTTATGTCGCTTGGGTATAGCACCAAGCTTCACAGCTACTTCTCTAGGAATATCTGCATGGCAGTATTTTACAGTGGTGTCTTTCACTTTTATCCAGGGGCAATCATTGTAACACAGAGAATCAgcaggcagaagagcaagatgagTATCTGGTAATAAAATTTTGCcatacttttttttacagtattctTGCTTCTTTTCTCTAATGAGACTCCATATTCCTTCACTGATGATTCTTCTACAAAGCTGAAATTTTTCTTCTGTCAGTGGTttactttccctttcctgaacaaTTGATTCAAGAACCTGAGCAAAATCTTCTACTGTAAATGAATGATGCACGCCTACACTTTCAAAAAGTTCACGAAAACTATTTCTGTATTTATTAGACAGTTGATGGAGATATGGTGCTGCCTCAAAATTCAGATGAAAGGACACTTTAGTGGGGTCAACATAGCCATTTTCAACAAGAATGAAACTACAGTTTTTCAGTTCCTCAATGATGACAGCTTTTGCGGTTTCATTCTGTAGGAGTGCCTCATGGAGATATTTATAGCAAGCATTGGTAATGTTTTCCTGATACAAAGTAATGCCATCAAAGGACTTTGCAACTTCTTTCAGTTGATTTATTACCATAGTAATGGTTGGTTTCTTCAACAAGCCTAAAAACTCTTTGACAGCCAATGGAATGTTCCCACAACCTTTAAAAGAATGGGAGTTTTCATTAAGAATTGGTTTTAAGAGACAAATTACGTCTTGGTGATCAGCTGTGAAAAGGTCCATTGCTGAAAACATCATTTCAGATTCAAAATCAGTACCCTTCCAGTGCAATGAGAAACCTGCTGGTTTTGTCATAAACGGAAGAAAAGAAATTGTTTGAAATTTTTCAATGAATTCTTCAGATCTAGGATCTTTGTATTTAAGTTTCTCATCTATGAGATTTAATATTATGCTGCTTCTGAGACATGCCGAAGCATGATCAGTCCTATTAATGGCTGCTACCGATTCTGTACGTTCAACCAGGTCTTCCCATGAAATATCATCTTTAAGCATGCCTAACTGAACTAGTTTAACCAAAACTACTGGATTGAGGTAGTCTTGATTGGTGCCATGGGGAAATCTTCCATCTTCTTTATCATACAATTTTGCAACACGACCTTCAGGATGGATCAGTCTTGAAGGTTCCACCAGAGGATGTTCAACTAAAGAACAAGGAATACATGGAGTAACAGACAAAATTTCTGAGAACTCAGCAATCTTTTCACTTAAAACATACTGCATTAAAGGATCACGAAGTTCTGCTTCAATTTCTTCAATGTTTGGGAAAAACACTTCAGAAAAGAACTGTCTCTCTGAAAAAGTATTCTCTAGTAATACCTGTTTACATCCAGCCTCTTCAAAGCCATTTTTGACCCATGAAGGAAGGTCTACAGCACAAAGATTTTTTGAGCCAGTTTTTTTAAGGTATTTGAGAAAAATCTTGAAGGCAGCTGCTCCAATATCTGGACGTTTCAATAGTGAATCATCTAAGAACCTTACATTCTTCATGGAAACCCAAGAAGAACCATCAGAGAAAACTCGAATTCCTTCTTTGCCTTTCATGTGAGCTATTTCTTCATAAAACCCTTGACATATAATTGAAAAATCATCATGCACTAAGTCAGGATCAGGCCACACTGCACAGTAACTGTAATTCTCTAGCTCTCCACCAACTGCCATGTTGCGTAAAACCACAAGAGTTTCCAAATACGCTTTCACAATGACATGCCGCATGAAGACTGCGTTCCACCTGCCTTTTGTGTCAGTCTTCCATATTTCTTTTCGATTTGATGTAACTGCAAAGGAACCATTAATGTGAATAGGTAGACCAGTTTTGATTCGAAGGGGTAAATAGCAGAACACTTCTCCCAAATTGCTACAGTTGggcttcacagtccatttttgaTCCTGAGTTTCAGATAACATAACTCCTACTGAACCACAAGGGACAAGTCCTAGCCTTCGTCCACTTTCATGTAATGAGAATTTTAAGGCTTCCCCGGTGTCCATGCAAGAACATATAAGCCATGTTGTAGTGTCTACTGTTTTTTGTGGCAGTTCATCAGCGGGCCTTTTTGTCTGCCCAGATTTAGCCATTTCTGCAAAAGATGGTGTTTCGTCATCTGACCCCCTAAAGACTGGAGAATGCAAGTCAGCAATCCGCCTAAATACATGATGAAACTCTTCCACTACTATTTGCAATATGCATGAGGACTTTGGTGATTCTGTAGGAAGCCTTTTCATACTACTACTACATGTTTTCATGACTTTAGCAGCTTCCTTGAGAACACTTATTACAGGAGTAGTTATTGCTTTGGACAAACACAGATTTTTTCTAATAGTCACAGTATCTTGCGCAGTCCCTGGGTCAGTTTCTTCTGTTTTCAAATACTTCAAAACCATGGAGTTAACATTTTGAGTAAAGAGTATTAGCCTGTGTCCACAGATACTAAATTCATCCACCAGAGAATAGATATCTGCAGTATTGTAGCAAGTACTGCTGACTTCACTTACTTTAGCCTCCTGTTGACTTCTAAAAGAAAGTCTGAAAAGTGTCCCTTTGTAATTGTAGGGTGCCTCAACTGTCAATGGAAGCTGACAACCAAAGACACCTATAAAAGGTTTGAACTGATTAGGGAATTTTCTAAGTCTTTTCTGTTGCTTACTCCAATTAATTTTGATTCCAGGATTAGACTTATCCCGTATATGTTTGCTAAGGTGGTTGATATTTGGGTCAAACATGATCATAAACTCTCTGCTCATAATGATGGGGATATCAGTGACATGATAAACAGAATTGAAACCCAAGCCAAATTTTCCAACTTTGTCAACCTCTGCTCTTTTTAGGGACTCTCCTAATCGAGTTATATTAAGGAAGTCAGAGTCAGAAAATTCAGAGTTGTTGAAAGACCACAGAGCTGGTCCATGACAAGCTGCCATTCCTGGATCCAAAAGATTTTCCCTTATGTCATTATTTCGCCTCATGTCTATCAAAAAGTTACACTCAGTTGCATTAGCATCATCAGCATTCTGAAGGAGTTCTTTGAAGGTATCTGATACAGAAGGGTATtcctccaaaatatttttaattcttaCAGTTAGGGGCTCTCTTTGCCCGGACTGTTCAAACCC is part of the Sphaerodactylus townsendi isolate TG3544 linkage group LG04, MPM_Stown_v2.3, whole genome shotgun sequence genome and encodes:
- the SACS gene encoding sacsin isoform X1, translated to MDTEKMKIEDELRSARVTVLHDYVGCRTFELLPSVSVGGIKELIYPETGFPVSEQRLYHHGRELPDFVKIGDLQTSQNHVFLHLLSKGLKGGGRFGQTTPPLVDFLKDILRRYPEGGQILKELIQNAEDAGATEVRFLYDETQYGTESLWSKDMAQYQGPALYVYNNAVFTPEDWHGIQEIARSRKKDDPLKVGRFGIGFNSVYHITDVPSIFSGDQIGMLDPHQVLFGPRESGQCWNLKDDSKEINELTDQFSPFIGVFGSTKETFKHGQFPGTFFRFPLRQQPSQLSSNVYNKEKVLELFESFRADADTVLLFLKCVQDVSLHVREADGSERLIFRVTAGESKALKHERPNSIKILGSAINQYCKGVPSNSITCVTYHINIVLEDESVKDAQKTSWLVCNSVGGRGMCSDLDGLADDLKYIPIIGIAMSLSTDGEEKGAVAQFSGRAFCFLPLPPGEESKTGLPVHVSGFFGLTDNRRSIKWRELDQWRDPAALWNELLVANIVPKAYAVLILEAIKRMETEKNSDFPLSAERIYMLWPEKNKTKVHWHPIIEPLLKELFQNAVIYSVSDHWIKVEQVYFSEMEENLEYTQAVLNYLKDAGKEVAKVSESIANAVDLILSSTKPVKKVTPGTVRQVLRKSGHRGSAGEKLHILEFVLSDGNYSELIGLELLPLQNGSFISFCSSASDQDAVYITSEAYPRSLFPGLEGRLLADDLKPHVLSALKEAAKSRGRPCTQLQLLNPERFARLVKEVLNTFWPNREIMVQWSPLSEDQNHPPISWLKMVWRNLYIHFSEDLSLFDDMPLIPKTLLDKDQEVIDLIRLRTPSPVILDDGSETQLPELLADIIEQLGGIVLKELDPSIQHPLLKKYLHAPLPSVVLQIMEKLSLQKLTDHVVSFSTSCKNALRSFLASLTDVTEKEKRIINELAIFRRAERSPDEDISFTALKGCKILHHTAKLPPNVKLSVSLIDSSDEATIRLVNILKLEQLKTSDCMKFILKDIQNDFYSIEETTQIMLWFLENLTFLKNENAEVLDWLIPLKFIQVTEEKLVSANELFDPEVEVLQNLFYGEEEHTFPPSVFKTSPDILHSLRLIGLKSENNLEDRDILGIAHKIENLKDSASTDQDALRRKARTLLTILNKSSSWLHSPETKAMLKKIKWIPACKERPPNYPNSLPWKGDHCSLCLPPEMCDSSQAILVGSSVPLVENVRSTAAKALGISIKPSIKSVLKHFKVVVDWHSSKKFSDEDYYQFQHILLEIYGFMNDHLDEGKEAFKALKFPWVWTGKSFCSLSQAIIKSAYDLDLQPHLYNVPKTMTKFHQLFKCCGSIEQLTPDHVSMVIQKIYLKSEHSLTEEESKQNLHIMLNIIRWLYSCQIPASLNTPMPLYSSKKPYRLAMKPIHECCYCDIKVDDLNDLLEDAVEPIILVHEDIPMKTAEWLNVPCLSTRLINPENMGFEQSGQREPLTVRIKNILEEYPSVSDTFKELLQNADDANATECNFLIDMRRNNDIRENLLDPGMAACHGPALWSFNNSEFSDSDFLNITRLGESLKRAEVDKVGKFGLGFNSVYHVTDIPIIMSREFMIMFDPNINHLSKHIRDKSNPGIKINWSKQQKRLRKFPNQFKPFIGVFGCQLPLTVEAPYNYKGTLFRLSFRSQQEAKVSEVSSTCYNTADIYSLVDEFSICGHRLILFTQNVNSMVLKYLKTEETDPGTAQDTVTIRKNLCLSKAITTPVISVLKEAAKVMKTCSSSMKRLPTESPKSSCILQIVVEEFHHVFRRIADLHSPVFRGSDDETPSFAEMAKSGQTKRPADELPQKTVDTTTWLICSCMDTGEALKFSLHESGRRLGLVPCGSVGVMLSETQDQKWTVKPNCSNLGEVFCYLPLRIKTGLPIHINGSFAVTSNRKEIWKTDTKGRWNAVFMRHVIVKAYLETLVVLRNMAVGGELENYSYCAVWPDPDLVHDDFSIICQGFYEEIAHMKGKEGIRVFSDGSSWVSMKNVRFLDDSLLKRPDIGAAAFKIFLKYLKKTGSKNLCAVDLPSWVKNGFEEAGCKQVLLENTFSERQFFSEVFFPNIEEIEAELRDPLMQYVLSEKIAEFSEILSVTPCIPCSLVEHPLVEPSRLIHPEGRVAKLYDKEDGRFPHGTNQDYLNPVVLVKLVQLGMLKDDISWEDLVERTESVAAINRTDHASACLRSSIILNLIDEKLKYKDPRSEEFIEKFQTISFLPFMTKPAGFSLHWKGTDFESEMMFSAMDLFTADHQDVICLLKPILNENSHSFKGCGNIPLAVKEFLGLLKKPTITMVINQLKEVAKSFDGITLYQENITNACYKYLHEALLQNETAKAVIIEELKNCSFILVENGYVDPTKVSFHLNFEAAPYLHQLSNKYRNSFRELFESVGVHHSFTVEDFAQVLESIVQERESKPLTEEKFQLCRRIISEGIWSLIREKKQEYCKKKYGKILLPDTHLALLPADSLCYNDCPWIKVKDTTVKYCHADIPREVAVKLGAIPKRHKALERYASNICFTTLGSEFGQKEKLTGRIKSILNAYPSEKEMLKELLQNADDAKATEVCFVFDPRQHPVDRIFDEKWAPLQGPALCVFNNQPFTEDDIRGIQNLGKGTKEGNPCKTGQYGIGFNSVYHITDCPSFISGNDILCIFDPHARYAPGATSISPGRMFRDLDNDFRTQFSDVLDLYLGDHFKLDNCTMFRFPLRNGEMAKVSEISPVPCSDRMVQNLLDKLRTDGAELLMFLNHMEKISICEIEKTTGALNVLYSVTGKITDGDRLKRKQFHASVIDSVTKKKQLEEIPVQQITYTMDTDDSEGNLTTWLICNRSGFSAMGKVSKSVVSAHKNEDITLFPRGGVAACITHNYKKPHRAFCFLPLSLETGLPFHVNGHFALDSARRNLWRDDNGVGVRSDWNNSLMTALIAPAYVELLIQLKKRYFQGSDPTVSVLQNTSMHIVKDTLKKFLSFFPVNRLDLQPDWYCLVKAVYSCIHEESKRLLPVVRAPNIDGSDLHSAIIITWINMTTSNKARPFFDNLLQDELQHLKNVEYNITTRKTVAENVYRLKHLLLEIGFNLIYSCDETANLYHCLVDADIPVSYVTPSDVRSFLMTFSSPDSNCHIGKLPCRLQQTNLKLFHSLKLLVDYCFKEAEEDEISIEGLPLLITLDSVLQVFDSKRPKFLTTYHELTPSRKDLFMNTLYLRYSNILLKCNVAKAFDITSFADLLPSVLPREYKARGCMRWKENFASESWLKNTWHFISESVNAKDDQEDAKPTFDDVVTTLKDWALLPGTKFTVSSNHLVVPDHDVLLPLSLMHIALFPNCQTDKVFHALMKTGCIQLALNKICSKDSGLVPLLSGHTANIDNPSSILRAIHYMVQTSTFKTERLAESDFEALLMYFNCNLSHLTSQDDIKVLRSLPCYKSISGRYISISKGGACYVLTRSIPAAEVDRWTQSTSSVFLEEKIHLNDLYSVLGCVPVDDLEVYLKHLLPKIESLSYDAKLEHLIYLKNRLSSIEESTEIKEQLFEKLESFLVIHDTCNRLKPAKNFYDRTVRVFEVMLPEKLFIPQDFFKKLEQLTKPKNRAVFLTSWVAFLRNMGLKYVISQQQVLQFAKEISMRANTENWTKDTLQNTVDVLLHHIFQERADLFSGNFLKELSSIAFLCPERAPAEIVRFHPQYQEVNGTLPLIKFSGAQVNPKFKQTDVLQLLWTSCPILPEKATPLSIKEQEESSLGPQEQLEQVLTMLNVNLDPPLDKVINNCRNICNITTLDEEMVKTRVKVLRSIYEYLSTEKREFRFQLRGVSFVMVEEGWKLLKPEEVVINLEYESDFKPYLYKLPLELGSFHQLFKHLGTEDVISTKQYVEVLSRIFKNSEGKQLDPNEMRTVKRVVSGLFKSLQNESVKVRSDLENVRDLALYLPSQDGRLVKSSILVFDDAPHYKSRIQGNIGVQMLVDLSQCYLGKDHGFHTKLIMLFPQKLRPRLLSSILEEQLDEESPKLCQFGALCSLQGRLQLLLSSEQFVTGLIRIMKHENDNAFLANEEKAIRLCKTLREGLKVSCFEKLQTTLRVKGFAPIPHSRSETFAFLKRYGSAVILLYIQHSDSKDINFLLALAMTLKSATDNLISDTSYLIAMLGCNDIYRISEKLDSLGVKYDSSEPSKLELPMPGTPIPSEIHYTLLMDPMNVFYPGEYVGYLVDAEGGDIYGSYHPTYTYAIIVQEVEREEDENSSFLGKFYQIDIGYSEYKIVSSLDLYKFSRPDESSQSRDSAPSTPTSPTEFPAHGPRTIPPLFPGKESHKTSSSKHHSPKKAKANSLSEILREVTSVVEQAWKLPESERKKIIRRLYLKWHPDKNAENLDIANEVFKHLQNEINRLEKQAFIDQNADRASRRTFSSSASRFQSDKFSFQRFYTSWNQEATSHKSERQQSKEKCPSSTGPSYSQRFFVPPTFKSVGNPVEARRWLRQARANFSAARNDLHKNANEWVCFKCYLSTKLALIAADYAVRGKSDKDVKPTALAQKIEEYSQQLEGLTNDVHTLEAYGVDSLKTRYPDLLPFPQIPNDRFTSEVAMRVMECTACIIIKLENFIQQKV